In Rahnella variigena, one DNA window encodes the following:
- the clcA gene encoding H(+)/Cl(-) exchange transporter ClcA, with protein MNESETENVAGAHVRGPRKRSEALRLLLRRDKTPVTILIMAALVGTVAGLLGVAFEKTVNLVMALRLSSVGMFSDYWILLWPLTFVISAVMAMFGYYLVRKFAPEAGGSGIPEIEGALEELRPVRWWRVIPVKFFGGLGTLGAGMVLGREGPTVQMGANVGKMMFDIFRLRSAEARHSLLATGAAAGLSAAFNAPLAGILFILEEMRLQFRYSLISIKAVFIGVIMSSIVFRIFNGDGAVIEVGRLANAPLNTLWLYLVLGMVFGVVGVMFNALIFRTQDMFARVHGGNLRNILVIGGMLGGFCGLLGLVHQEVTGGGFALIPLAAAGKYSLMMLLVIFLVRVVTTLLCFASGAPGGIFAPMLALGTLLGTAFGTAALTWFPQYGIQPATFAIAGMGALFAASVRAPLTGIVLVLEMTDNYQLILPMIITCLGATLLAQFLGGKPLYSAILTRTLQRQERENAEKAQAEPDAEGTNKQDSAAKNAHT; from the coding sequence ATGAATGAATCTGAGACTGAGAATGTAGCGGGCGCGCACGTGCGCGGACCGCGTAAACGCAGCGAAGCGCTGCGCCTTTTACTCCGCCGTGACAAAACTCCGGTCACGATTTTGATCATGGCCGCACTGGTGGGCACGGTTGCTGGTCTGCTGGGCGTTGCTTTTGAAAAAACCGTGAATCTGGTGATGGCGTTGCGTCTTTCGAGCGTTGGGATGTTCAGTGATTACTGGATCCTGCTCTGGCCGCTGACCTTTGTTATCTCGGCGGTCATGGCGATGTTCGGTTATTACCTGGTGCGCAAATTCGCGCCGGAAGCGGGCGGTTCGGGGATCCCGGAAATCGAAGGCGCGCTGGAAGAGTTGCGCCCTGTTCGCTGGTGGCGGGTGATCCCGGTGAAATTTTTTGGCGGTCTGGGTACGCTCGGCGCGGGAATGGTGCTGGGCAGGGAAGGGCCGACCGTGCAGATGGGTGCCAATGTCGGGAAAATGATGTTCGATATTTTCCGTCTGCGCAGCGCAGAAGCACGCCACTCACTGCTGGCGACCGGTGCGGCGGCCGGGCTTTCTGCGGCCTTTAACGCACCGCTGGCAGGCATTTTGTTCATCCTCGAAGAGATGCGCCTGCAATTTCGTTACAGCCTGATATCGATAAAAGCGGTGTTTATCGGTGTGATCATGTCGAGCATCGTTTTCAGGATTTTCAACGGCGACGGCGCAGTGATCGAAGTGGGCAGGCTGGCCAACGCACCGCTGAATACGCTTTGGTTGTATCTGGTATTGGGGATGGTTTTTGGCGTGGTCGGCGTGATGTTTAACGCCCTGATTTTCCGCACGCAGGACATGTTTGCCCGTGTTCATGGCGGTAATCTGCGAAATATCCTGGTGATTGGCGGGATGCTGGGTGGATTTTGTGGCCTGCTCGGGCTGGTTCATCAGGAAGTCACCGGCGGCGGTTTTGCGCTGATCCCGCTGGCGGCGGCAGGAAAATACAGCCTGATGATGCTGCTGGTGATCTTTCTTGTTCGCGTGGTGACAACGCTTTTGTGCTTTGCTTCCGGCGCACCAGGCGGGATTTTCGCCCCGATGCTGGCGCTCGGCACGCTGCTGGGCACGGCATTTGGTACCGCCGCGCTGACGTGGTTCCCGCAGTACGGTATCCAGCCCGCGACGTTTGCGATAGCCGGAATGGGGGCGCTGTTTGCCGCCAGTGTCCGTGCGCCGCTCACCGGTATTGTGCTGGTTCTTGAAATGACCGATAACTATCAGCTTATTTTACCGATGATCATTACCTGCCTTGGTGCGACCCTGTTGGCGCAGTTTTTAGGCGGTAAACCCTTGTATTCCGCGATCCTGACCCGCACCTTGCAGAGGCAGGAACGTGAAAATGCAGAGAAAGCGCAGGCAGAACCCGACGCCGAAGGCACCAATAAGCAGGACAGCGCAGCAAAAAATGCCCATACTTGA
- the erpA gene encoding iron-sulfur cluster insertion protein ErpA — MNDTAALPLQFTEAAARKVQNLISDEENPNLKLRVYITGGGCSGFQYGFTFDDKINDGDMTIEKAGVALVVDPMSLQYLVGGSVDYTEGLEGSRFVVTNPNAKTTCGCGSSFSI, encoded by the coding sequence ATGAATGACACAGCCGCGTTGCCGTTACAGTTTACTGAGGCCGCGGCACGTAAGGTACAGAACCTTATTTCGGATGAAGAAAATCCAAACCTGAAGCTGCGTGTTTATATCACCGGTGGCGGTTGCAGCGGATTCCAGTACGGCTTTACCTTCGACGATAAAATTAACGACGGCGACATGACTATCGAGAAAGCCGGTGTGGCGCTGGTGGTTGACCCGATGAGCCTGCAATATCTGGTCGGCGGTTCAGTGGATTACACAGAAGGTCTGGAAGGTTCACGTTTCGTTGTGACCAACCCTAATGCTAAGACGACCTGTGGGTGCGGCTCTTCATTTAGTATTTAA
- the btuF gene encoding vitamin B12 ABC transporter substrate-binding protein BtuF, with translation MVRGFCLALCCLWLPLTATAAPAQRVVSLAPNLTELAYAAGLGGQLVGVSAYSDYPPQASKLEQVANWQGINVERILTLKPDLVLAWRGGNPQRPLDQLTSLGIKVLYLDPQNADQVAQALEQLASYSPSPATAQNAAETFRQQWQALKQKYHRQTPVPAFIQFGTQPLFTASAATMQSEVLDVCGAKNIFADSRVPWPQISREQVLTRQPQVIVISGGKSQKQVIEDYWHSLLKAQVIALDADWFSRAGPRILLAAQQLCPQLAALPER, from the coding sequence ATTGTTCGCGGGTTTTGTCTGGCACTCTGCTGCCTGTGGCTGCCTCTGACGGCCACAGCGGCACCGGCGCAACGGGTGGTCAGTCTGGCGCCCAATCTGACAGAACTGGCGTACGCGGCGGGTCTCGGTGGTCAGTTAGTCGGAGTTAGTGCTTACTCCGATTATCCGCCGCAGGCCAGCAAGCTGGAACAGGTGGCGAACTGGCAGGGGATCAACGTCGAACGTATTCTGACGCTTAAACCCGATCTGGTGCTCGCCTGGCGCGGCGGAAATCCTCAGCGTCCGCTGGATCAGCTGACGTCTCTTGGCATCAAAGTGCTCTATCTTGACCCGCAAAATGCGGATCAGGTGGCACAGGCGCTGGAACAACTCGCCTCGTACAGCCCTTCTCCTGCCACCGCGCAGAACGCCGCAGAAACGTTTCGCCAGCAATGGCAGGCACTTAAGCAGAAGTATCACCGGCAAACACCGGTTCCGGCGTTCATACAGTTCGGCACGCAACCCTTGTTTACGGCTTCTGCCGCCACGATGCAAAGCGAAGTGCTGGATGTCTGCGGAGCAAAAAACATATTTGCCGACAGCCGCGTTCCCTGGCCTCAGATCAGCCGGGAACAGGTTTTAACCCGTCAGCCACAGGTTATTGTTATTTCTGGCGGAAAGTCGCAAAAACAGGTCATTGAAGATTACTGGCATTCGCTGCTTAAAGCGCAGGTCATTGCGCTGGATGCAGACTGGTTCAGCCGTGCCGGACCACGAATTTTGCTGGCGGCACAACAGCTTTGTCCGCAACTGGCCGCCCTGCCTGAAAGGTAA
- the mtnN gene encoding 5'-methylthioadenosine/S-adenosylhomocysteine nucleosidase produces MKVGIIGAMEQEVTLLRDKIINRQTIERAGCEIYTGQLHGVDVALLKSGIGKVSAAMGTTLLLEHCRPDVVINTGSAGGLAKTLKVGDIVVSDEVRYHDADVTAFGYEPGQMAGCPAAFTADPELITLAENCIRELNLNAVRGLVCSGDAFINGAAPLARIRATFPQVAAVEMEAAAVGHVCHLFDTPFVVVRAISDVADGESHLSFEEFLVVAAQQSTLMVDAMLKALAASEE; encoded by the coding sequence ATGAAAGTAGGCATCATCGGTGCAATGGAGCAGGAAGTCACCCTGCTGCGCGACAAAATCATCAATCGTCAGACTATCGAACGCGCGGGCTGCGAAATCTATACCGGTCAGCTGCACGGCGTAGACGTGGCGCTGCTGAAATCTGGCATCGGTAAAGTGTCTGCGGCGATGGGCACCACGCTGTTGCTGGAACATTGCCGTCCTGATGTGGTGATCAACACCGGTTCCGCGGGTGGGCTGGCGAAAACGCTGAAAGTGGGCGATATCGTGGTATCTGATGAAGTGCGTTATCACGATGCTGACGTCACCGCGTTTGGTTATGAACCAGGCCAGATGGCCGGTTGCCCTGCGGCTTTCACTGCGGATCCGGAACTGATTACGCTGGCAGAAAACTGCATCCGTGAACTGAATTTAAACGCCGTCCGCGGTCTGGTGTGCAGCGGCGACGCATTCATTAATGGTGCTGCGCCTCTGGCTCGTATCCGCGCCACTTTCCCGCAGGTCGCGGCAGTGGAAATGGAAGCGGCAGCCGTCGGTCACGTGTGCCATCTGTTTGACACGCCGTTCGTGGTCGTTCGCGCCATTTCTGACGTGGCAGACGGTGAATCGCACCTGAGCTTTGAAGAGTTCCTGGTCGTTGCAGCACAGCAATCTACCCTGATGGTTGATGCGATGCTGAAAGCGCTGGCAGCGTCAGAAGAGTGA
- the dgt gene encoding dGTPase: MSGIDFKAKFNFQRPFSAPIEARDVYDVVRQFESDRGRIINSAAIRRLQQKTQVFPLEKNAAVRSRLTHSLEVQQVGRHIAKEVLHRLRRQGKLEAYGLDDVTDPFESVVEMACLMHDIGNPPFGHFGESAINNWFAKRMDTDSCGETPQETDSCMVACLRLTSGDVELNQLRSKIRYDLSNFEGNAQAIRLVFTLLKLNLTYSQTACILKYTRPAYSMAKLPSHDYLMKKPGFYLAEEPFIKELRSELSLGEFNRFPLTYIMEAADDISYCIADLEDAVEKNIFSVDQLYHYLYREWGEIEKNDFFDKVVRTAYEKMDKAKTFRNPVDYFFMELRVQTVKQLVPHAARRFIDNIEDIYQGTFNHALLEDDSQANRLLEIYKSVAFKQVFNHHEVEELELQGYRVISGLLDIYSPLLDMPLSDFSQLVQEDTHRKYPIETRLLHKISAKHRLAYNNAVTALEGLPVANHAAQEFYYRARMIQDYISGMTDLYAYDEYRRLMAAE; the protein is encoded by the coding sequence ATGTCCGGGATCGATTTTAAAGCGAAATTCAATTTTCAGCGTCCTTTCAGCGCCCCGATTGAGGCGCGTGATGTGTACGACGTGGTTCGCCAGTTTGAAAGCGATCGCGGGCGTATTATCAACTCCGCCGCCATCCGCCGTTTGCAGCAAAAAACGCAGGTTTTTCCGCTGGAGAAAAACGCCGCCGTCCGCAGCCGTCTGACCCATTCCCTTGAAGTTCAGCAGGTTGGCCGTCATATCGCCAAAGAAGTGCTCCATCGTCTGCGCCGTCAGGGGAAACTCGAGGCATATGGCCTTGACGATGTCACCGATCCATTCGAAAGCGTGGTCGAAATGGCCTGCCTGATGCACGATATCGGCAATCCCCCGTTCGGACATTTTGGTGAATCGGCTATTAATAACTGGTTTGCCAAAAGGATGGATACTGACAGTTGTGGCGAAACGCCGCAGGAAACAGATTCCTGTATGGTGGCCTGTTTACGCCTGACGTCCGGGGACGTTGAACTCAATCAGTTGCGCAGCAAAATCCGCTACGATCTGTCTAATTTTGAAGGCAACGCGCAGGCCATCCGGCTGGTATTTACCCTGCTGAAACTCAATCTGACCTACAGCCAGACCGCCTGCATTTTGAAATATACCCGTCCGGCGTATTCGATGGCTAAACTGCCTTCCCATGATTACCTGATGAAAAAACCGGGTTTTTATCTGGCGGAAGAGCCGTTTATTAAAGAGTTGCGCAGCGAACTGAGTCTGGGTGAGTTCAACCGTTTTCCGCTCACCTACATTATGGAAGCGGCGGATGATATTTCTTACTGTATTGCGGATCTCGAAGATGCGGTCGAAAAAAACATTTTTAGCGTCGATCAGCTCTATCATTATCTGTATCGCGAATGGGGCGAGATTGAGAAAAACGACTTCTTCGATAAAGTGGTTCGTACCGCTTACGAGAAAATGGATAAAGCCAAAACCTTCCGTAATCCGGTCGATTACTTCTTTATGGAATTGCGTGTTCAGACTGTCAAACAACTTGTCCCGCACGCGGCACGCCGCTTCATTGATAATATAGAAGATATTTATCAGGGCACGTTTAATCATGCCCTGCTCGAAGATGACAGTCAGGCTAATCGTTTGTTAGAGATTTATAAAAGCGTGGCTTTCAAACAGGTTTTCAATCATCACGAAGTAGAAGAACTGGAATTGCAGGGCTACCGGGTGATCAGCGGATTACTGGATATTTACAGCCCGTTGCTGGACATGCCGCTTTCGGATTTTTCGCAGCTGGTTCAGGAAGATACACACAGGAAATATCCTATAGAAACCCGTCTTCTGCATAAGATCTCTGCCAAGCATCGTCTGGCTTACAACAATGCCGTGACGGCGCTGGAAGGATTACCGGTCGCAAACCATGCGGCGCAGGAGTTTTATTACCGGGCGAGAATGATTCAGGATTATATCAGCGGAATGACTGACCTTTATGCGTATGATGAATACAGAAGACTCATGGCGGCTGAGTAA